Proteins encoded by one window of Halobaculum halobium:
- a CDS encoding Rid family detoxifying hydrolase, whose protein sequence is MKEIVSTDEAPAAVGAYSQATTNGDLMFTAGQIPLTTGGELKNDAPIAEQTELALDNLLAVVAEAGADASDVLKTTVFLADIDDFEAMNETYATYFDEEPPARSAVQAGALPKGVGVEIEAVVDVS, encoded by the coding sequence ATGAAGGAGATCGTCTCCACCGACGAGGCGCCGGCGGCGGTCGGCGCGTACAGCCAGGCGACGACGAACGGCGACCTCATGTTCACGGCGGGGCAGATCCCGCTGACGACAGGCGGCGAACTGAAGAACGACGCACCGATCGCCGAGCAGACGGAGCTCGCGCTCGATAACCTCCTCGCGGTCGTCGCGGAGGCGGGTGCGGACGCCTCGGACGTCCTGAAGACGACGGTGTTCCTCGCGGACATCGACGACTTCGAGGCGATGAACGAGACGTACGCCACCTACTTCGACGAGGAGCCGCCGGCGCGCTCGGCGGTGCAGGCGGGCGCGCTCCCGAAGGGCGTCGGCGTCGAGATCGAGGCGGTCGTCGACGTGTCGTAG